A stretch of Anaeromyxobacter dehalogenans 2CP-1 DNA encodes these proteins:
- the hemC gene encoding hydroxymethylbilane synthase translates to MIRIATRRSPLAKWQANHVSQLLRDREPGLEVRLHELVTRGDKILEVPLADVGGKGLFVKEIEDALLNRDAEVAVHSMKDLPAVLAPGLVLAAVPQREDPRDALCSPRWKTLAALPKGARVGTSSLRRSAQLKALRPDLQMEMVRGNVETRLRKASEGLDAVVLAYAGLRRLGLAEHATYVFPPEEMLPAVAQGALALEARADDAPTLARLAALEDPDTRVRIEAERGFLARIEGGCQVPIAGHATLAGGKVTIRALVASLDGARVIRGERTGAYAEARAMGESLADELLSRGADQILRETEGKAPGLAAPKRG, encoded by the coding sequence CAGGCGAACCACGTGTCCCAGCTCCTCCGCGACCGCGAGCCGGGGCTCGAGGTCCGGCTCCACGAGCTGGTCACCCGGGGTGACAAGATCCTCGAGGTCCCCCTCGCCGACGTCGGCGGGAAGGGGCTGTTCGTGAAGGAGATCGAGGACGCGCTCCTCAACCGCGACGCCGAGGTGGCGGTCCACTCGATGAAGGACCTGCCCGCCGTGCTCGCGCCCGGCCTGGTGCTCGCGGCCGTGCCGCAGCGCGAGGACCCGCGCGACGCGCTCTGCTCGCCGCGCTGGAAGACGCTCGCCGCGCTGCCGAAGGGGGCGCGGGTGGGCACCTCCAGCCTCCGCCGCTCCGCGCAGCTCAAGGCGCTCCGCCCCGATCTCCAGATGGAGATGGTGCGCGGCAACGTGGAGACGCGCCTCCGCAAGGCGTCGGAGGGGCTGGACGCGGTGGTGCTCGCCTACGCCGGCCTGCGCCGCCTGGGCCTGGCCGAGCACGCCACCTACGTGTTCCCGCCCGAGGAGATGCTGCCGGCGGTGGCGCAGGGCGCGCTGGCGCTGGAGGCGCGCGCCGACGACGCGCCGACGCTGGCGCGGCTCGCCGCGCTCGAGGACCCGGACACGCGCGTCCGCATCGAGGCGGAGCGCGGCTTCCTCGCGCGCATCGAGGGCGGCTGCCAGGTGCCCATCGCCGGCCACGCCACGCTCGCCGGCGGCAAGGTCACCATCCGCGCGCTGGTCGCCTCGCTCGACGGCGCCCGGGTCATCCGCGGCGAGCGGACCGGCGCCTACGCCGAGGCGCGCGCGATGGGCGAGTCGCTGGCCGACGAGCTGCTCTCGCGCGGCGCCGACCAGATCCTGCGCGAGACCGAGGGCAAGGCGCCCGGGCTCGCCGCGCCGAAGCGCGGGTAG